From the Acidobacteriota bacterium genome, the window GATCCCATGGGGACCAAGAGCAGAGCCCACGGGAGGAGCTGGGGTAGCCTCACCCGCTGGTATCTGAAGCTTAACCTTTGCCAGCACCTTTTTCTTTGCCATCTTCTCTCCGAATAGCCAAAAAATAAGTTAACTTGTTCCCTTTTACCCTGTTCACCCCTCTCACACCTTCTCCACCTGGAGGAAATCGAGCTCCACCGGGGTGGAACGGCCGAAGATGGTCACCATCACCTTGAGCGTGTGCCTCACCTCGTTCACCTCCTCCACCCTGCCGGTAAAACTGGTGAAGGGACCGTCGATTATCCGAATGAGCTCCCCTTTCTTGAAGGCAAACTTGGGCTTCGGCTTCTCTATCGATTCCTCCATCTTCTCCACTATCTCCTTAACCTCCTCCTCAGTAAGAGGGGTTGGCTCCTTGCCTGAACCTACGAAGCCGGTCACCTTGGGAGTGCTCCGCACCACATACCAGGTATGATCATCAAGCTCCATCTTCACCAGGATATAACCGGGGAAGAACTTACGAGGGGTTATCACCTTCTTCCCCCCCTTTATCTCCACCACATCCTCAGTGGGGATAAGGATCTCCTCTATCTTATCCTCCAACCCCAACGCCTTCACCCGCTGCTCCAAACTCTCCTTCACCTTCCTCTCAAAACCGGAGT encodes:
- the nusG gene encoding transcription termination/antitermination factor NusG, with product MGEKRWYVVHTYSGFERKVKESLEQRVKALGLEDKIEEILIPTEDVVEIKGGKKVITPRKFFPGYILVKMELDDHTWYVVRSTPKVTGFVGSGKEPTPLTEEEVKEIVEKMEESIEKPKPKFAFKKGELIRIIDGPFTSFTGRVEEVNEVRHTLKVMVTIFGRSTPVELDFLQVEKV